The genomic stretch GCCGCCAACCCGCAGCTTGCGGCGCAGGTGCAGCCGGTGCGTTTCGACGGTGCGCACCGAAGTGCCGAGCCGCTCGGCGATCTCCTTGTTGGAGCGCCCCTCGGCCAGCAGCTTCAGCACCGTGGCTTCCTTCGGCGTCAGCGCGCGGCGCGACGACGGCGACGGCTCGTCGGTGTGCAGGAAGGCCTGCAGTTCGGCGTTGAGGTAAGTGCCGCCGGCCGCGACGGTGCGGATTGCGGTCACCAGTTCCTGCGCGGGCGCTTCCTTGAGGACGTAGGCGGCCACGCCCAGCGCAAAGGCGCGCCGCACGTATTCGGGGTCCTTGTGCATCGACAGCGCGATCACGCGCACCGACGGAAAGCGTTCGGCAAAGCGCGTGGCAAGCTGCAGGCCGTTGGCATCGGGCATGTGGATGTCCGACACCACCAGGTCCGGGTCGTGCTGGCCGGCCAGCACGATCGCCTGCTCCACGCTCGCCGCCTGGCCCACCACCGTCATTTCCCCGGTGGCTTCGAGGCGCAGGCGGACGCCGTCCAGCACAAACGGATGGTCATCGACCAGCAGCACACGAAGGTTGGGGGTCATGCGGCAGGCCTCCTGGCGGGGGAATGATGGCCCAGGCGTCGTCCGCGCCGGGTTGTGGTCCTGGTCTGGGTTGCGGGCGCGGGCGCTGGCGCCGGCAGGCGCAGGCGGGCCTCGACGCGCGTGCCGGCGGGACCGGTGTGCACGGCGAAGTCGCTGCCTTCCAGGCTTTCGATGCGCTCGCGCATATTGCGCAGGCCGATGCCGCCCTTGCCGTCGGCGCGGACCTTGTTCAGGTCGAAGCCATGGCCGTCGTCCTCGATCGTCAGCGCGACGTGATGGCCGCTGCCGGCCAGCCTGACCTGGACCCGGCCCGCCTGTGCATGCGTAAGGGCGTTGTTCAAGGCCTCCTGCGCGACCCGGAACAGCGCGGTGCGCTGGGCCTGCGACAGCGTGGGGACGGTGCCCTGCTCGATGAAGCGCACCTCGACGGCGCGCGGCGGGTGCAGCTGCTCGACCAGCATGCGCAGCGCGGCGGCCAGCCCCAGGTCGCTCAGCAAGGCCGGATGCAACCCGTGCGAGACGCGCCGGATCTCGACCAGCGCTTCCTGCAGGCGGCCCAGGCCCTGCGCCAGCAGTGCCTGCGGCGCGTGGCGGCGCGATGGCGGGTGGTCCTTGTCCGGGGCGGTGCCTGGGTCCTGTTCCAGATGCACCTGCGCGGTCTCCAGCAGGTACTTGGACGACACCAGCACCTGCACCACGCCATCATGCAGCTCGCGCGCGACGCGGGCGCGTTCCTCTTCCTGCGAACTCACCACGCGCCGCGCCAGGCGCCGCAGCTTCTCGCCGGAGATGCGCGAATTGCGCAGGTTCCAGGCCAGTCCGGCCAGGCTGATCAGCATGACCGAGCCGATCGCGAAAGCGGTCAGCCGGATCTGCGTATCGCGCAGCGTGCGCGCGGCGTTGGCATCGAACGTGGCCAGTTCGCGCTCGATGTCGTCCATGTAGAGGCCGGCGCCGATGATCCAGCCCCATTTGTCGGCGGTCCTGACATACGACATCTTGGGCGCCTCGGTACGCGAGGATGGCTTGATCCAGTTGTAGCGGACAATGCCGCCGCCGGCTTGCGCCTGCTTGATCAGCATCCTGGCCTGGTCGCTGCCGGTATCGGCCGGGTCGCAGAAATCGACCCCGTCGATGCCCATGCTGCCCGGGTTCAGCAGCACGTTGCCGAGACGGTCGTAGACAAAGAAGTAGCCGTCATTGCCGAAGTGCATGCGCGACAGCGCGGCAATCACCTGCTGCTGCAGCGCGGCTTCCTCGCCGCTGCCCTGGGCGATGCGGGTCAGGGTCGCGTGTCCGAGTTCGACGTAGTGGCGCAGCTCCTTTTCCTTGCTGGCGACGTAGACGGCCTGGACCTGTTTGCGGTCCTGCCGGGAATGGCTGACCATCTGGTACGAAACCATCCAGGTCACCAGCAGAAACACCACCAGCATGAAGGCCGCCGACAGGGTGACCGTTCTCATGCGGATCGTCATGCTTTGCACGCGCGGGGGCAGATGGATCATCGCGGGGGCCCAGGGGAGCCGGTCATATTCGGGCTGGCGAGCCGACTGCAAGGCCGCCGACGAAGACACCGAAGCGGCGTTGGCGAGAATGCCGACGCCGCCACGACAAATCGATTCCTCCCAGTTCGATTTATCGAAACCGCCCTGTGCGCGCGTGTTGGTCCTGTGTTTTGGTCCCGCGCTTTGCCAGCCGGTTTCTCGACCCCTGATGCAGCCGGCGAACGAATGGCTCAACCGATATGCATGAGGAAACCTATGTCGTTTTGTGGCAAAAAGCAAGCAGCGTGCCGGAACCGGCAACACGGATTACAAGCGCGCCGCAACGTCGATTGGGGCGATTACCGATAACAATGCAGACATTGAGTGCAGCCACGAGAGCCAATGCACCAGAAATATGTGCTGGCGTACTAAGCCGCGCCCAAAAAGCTGCCAAAGTCCAACCTGGCGAATCTTTGCGCCCCACGATTTTCTTTTGCGCCGCATAAAGACTGATGCCTGGGAAACGCTTGCCATCGCACCACACTGTCGTGCGTCGGGCCGTGAACCTGACGCTGGCTGCCTGCGCCGTCGTGCCGGCGCTGGCGGGCTGCGAACGCGACGCGGAGCGCCGCAGCGCGGCGCCGGTGCCGCCTGGTACCGCATCGGTGGCGGTGGCCGCCAAACCGGTGCCCGCGCAGGCGCCGGCGGAGCGCCCGCCGCAAGCACCGGCGGCACCAGCAGCACCGCCGCGGGCTTGGTTCGACGACATCCTGGATGCCGAAGGCAAGCTGGTGCGGGAAGCCTATCTGGCGATTGCGTCGGATTACAGCAGCGACGAGGCCATCGCCTATCGCTACGGCCCTGCCAATACCAGGCCGGTGGCGGGGGCGCCAACGCACTGGCAGCCGGCCGACCAGACCTTCTATCCGCACGCCAATCCCTGCTATCAGAAGGAATTTCCCAAGGCCGAACTGGACCACAGCCTCAAGGTCATCTATCAGCTGGGCAAGCTGGACTGCTCCCGCAACGATTACGGCAGCAATATGGGCGATGTCATTTATCGCGCCGATGCGGCGTCGGACCCTGGCGTTACCTCCTTGCTGACGCTGGCGCTGAGTGCCGGGACGGTTGCCCAGAAACCGCAATTGCCGTGGGTTTACGGGCATGTCGCGACCGACCCCCAGTTGAATAACCATATCGCGGCCAATGGCGGCCAATTGCCCAGGCGCCCGATTGCCATGGGGCGCTGCAGCGAACACGATTGCGCCCAGGCCTTGATCGCGTTCCAGAACGGCCTGATCGCCTCCGTTGGCAGCAATACCGCCTCGCACTCGGCGGCCGTGAAGTTGCCTGCCGGCAAGGTTCCCACGGCGATTGCGATCACCACCAATTCGGAATTCGCACTGGTAACGGTCTGGGATACCGTCAATTTCAAGGGGCAGCTGGCGGTGCTGGCGCTGGGCAGCCTGGCCGATGGCAGCAAGGTGGGCGGGCCCTATGACCCCAGCGCGGGGTCGTGGCCGGGCCTTTATCCCGGCCTGCGCAATATGTCCAACTTTGTCTTTATCAAGCTGCTGGGCTTTATCGACCTGCCCGGGATGGTGGCGCCGACCGATGTGTCGGCGGTGACGGATTTCGCCGTGATGCAGGACAACAGCACGCAGGGCTGGCTGATCGACCCGGTCGGCCGCCGCGGTGCCAGCCTGACCATGACCGAGGTCAACCCCGCCACCAGCAGCGTGAACCAGAGAAGCTTCACGCGTACCGGCATCAACGGCAAGCTGGTGTCGCGGGCCGGCGTGGCCGCGGTGATCTCGAAGTCAGAGAAGAAGGTGATCTTCCTGGACCTGAAGCCGCTGTTCGACAAGGTCAACCGGGCCTACTTCGACAGCAGCCATGCCGCGCTGCAGGCGACTCTGGCCAACACCGGCCTGGGCGATGCGCAGTGGCCGCCGGTCTTTGCCGTCGACCACTATGCGCCGACCATCGTCAAGTCGGTGCGCCTGCCGCAAAAGCCCACGGCGGTCCGGATCTCGATCCTGCCGGTTCCCGGCCGCGCCTGGGTAGCGACGGAAGAAGGCAAGATCCGCGCGTTCTCCGTGGCGGGGCTGCAGTCCGGCCGCAATCCCGACCCCGGGCGGATCGAGGAAATGCTGAGCGTGCAGGTCGGCAAGAATCCCACCAGCATGAAGCACCATGTCAACGTGGGGCTGGGCAATTCCAACACCCGGCTGTGGGTGGTCTCGCGCGGCGCGCAGAAGATCCTGCTGGTCGACATGGTGGGCCTGACCGTCGAGAAGACGCTGCAGGATTCGCGCATCGTCGACCCCATCACGGTGGACGAGACCCAGCAGAACCCGCTGCTGACCAGCGTCATCACCATTGCGGATTACACCGGCAGGCAGGTGATGAACTACCGCTATGCGCCAATTGCCTTGCAAGGCGGCAATACGCCGCTGCATATCGGCGTCGGCAAGTCGGGCAATGCGCCGTTCGAGTTCGGCGGCGCCTATGAAGTGCCCGGCAAGCCGTTCGATTTTACGCAGAGCAATGTGCCGTGAGCACGCTGCCCCGTGATGCATGCCTCGCGATACGCAAACGCGCTCACGGCGCGCTGACCAGTACCGCGTTGGCCGGGTCCGGCGGCGCGTTGCCCTCCATCACCACCAGCTGCACCGGTGACGGCGCCTGCGGCGACAGCGTCGGCACCACCTCGCGCAGCGGCCCGATCGCGGTGCCGTTGGCCATGCCGGCCGGGTTGGTCCTGAAGCTTGCCACCGGCGTCTTGTGCGCGCCCACGTAGACGCTGTATTGCGTTTCCGGCTTCAGCTTGAACAGCGAGACCTCGAGCGCGTCGACCACGCCCAGGTTGCGCGCCACGACAAAGCCTTTGGCGTCGCCGCCGCGGACCGGCTTGAGCGCAACGTTGAGCGGCTCGGTGTTCGCCCTCGGAACCAGGTTGGCGGTGCCGGCGCCGTTGGGCACGGCGTTGCTGACATAGACCAGCGCCTGCGGCGCCTGGCCCACCGGCACGCGCGCGGTGACGCGGTTGTCGGCGGTGTCGATCACATCGACCGCATCGCCGTTTTCCAGGCCGACATAGACGCGCGAGCCATCGTCCGCCGCCCAGATGCCATGCGGCAGCGCGCCGACGGGAATGGTCGCGACCAGCGTGGGGGTGGCGTCGGTGGTGAACACCTTCACCACGTTCTCGCCCCCGACCGTCACGTAGGCGAGCGTGCCGCGCGCGGTGCGGGCGAAAGCGAGGTGGTTGGTGATAAAGCCGGTATCGAACACGCCCTTTACCGCAAGCTTCTCGGTATCGATGCGCGTGACCTTGCCCACGTCCTTGTGCGTCATCCAGACTTCCCTGAAGTCCGGCGTGAATTGCAGGAAGGGCGAGAACGGGCTGGCCACGTCAAGCCGCTTCACCACCTTGCGGGCCTTGACGTCGATCACATCGACCACCGGATTGAAACTCGACACGACGAAGGCAAGCTTGCCCGCCGGATGGAACAGCACCATGCCTGGCCCGGCCGTGGTCGGGATTCGGCGGGTTTCGCGGAACGTGGCGGGATCGATGACCGAGATGTAGTCCTCGCCGCGCACCACCACCCATACCTCTTTGCCATCAGCGGTAAAGAAGCCCTCGTGCGGCGAGCGGCCGATATAGGCGATGCCCTTGACGCGGTTGGTGGCGGTATCGATGAACGCGACCGAGTTGGAGCCATTGGAGACGGCGATCAGCGTCCGGTGGTCCGGGGAAAAACCCAGACCATGTACATTGAGTTCGCCCTTGTACAGCGGCGACAGCACATCGGGCCGTGCATTGCCAAGCCGGATCTGGCCGAGCAGCCTGTTGGCGGCGGGGTCGATCACCGACACGGTGTTGCTGTTCTGGTCGGCGGTGTAGACGCGGTCCTGCGGTTGCGGGGCGGCGCTGGCCAGTGGTGCGCCGAGCGAGATGGCGAGGGCGACAAGCGTGTTCTTCTTCATGGCAGTAAGGGGTATGGATGCGGTTGGCATGGTCAGCGCGGCGTGACCTGCGATGGCTGGGCCTGGTGGCGCTGCAGCCACGCCTGCATCAGCCGAATCTCGTTCTGCTGCTCGGTGATGATGCCCTGCGCCAGGTTGCGCAGCGCCGGATCCTTGCCGTACAGCAGCAGCGCCTTGGCCATGTCGATCGCGCCCTGGTGGTGCGGGATCATCATGGCGACGAAGTCATGGTCGGGGAAGCCGTTGGTGGGGGCCTGCGTCATGCCGTGGTGCATTACGTTCATGGCGTCGTCGATCAGGGTGGCATAGGGCTTGGCGGTACTGGCGACGAAGGGAGGCGGTGCCGTCGCGTGATGCGGATGCGGGTGTGCGTTCTGGGCCGGCGCGGCAAGGCTTGCAGCCGACAGGCACAGGGCCGCGATGACGCGTGCCGCGGCGGCGCCATGGGGTAAGGAACTCCGTTGCATCGCAGGGTCTCCGGTTGCCCCGGACCGGCTTGGGCCTGGTTCGGGAGGGTTTTCTGCGTATACACGTGAGGTGTCTGGACTATTCCGTCACGCGTGAAAAATATCGGTTGTGGTTGGGATCGGGTGCTTGGCGGGCGCGGCTGTTTCGCCGGCGTAGCCGGCGACCTCCTTTCTGTCCGAGCGACAGAAAGGAGGCAAAGAGCGCGTCGCCTAAGCGGCTGGCTAAGGCGGCGCTGGCGGTTCCAATGGTGGTGACTTGCGGTCAGGCGCTTGGTGGTTCCACCCTGCTGACGCTACCTGGAGGTGCCTGGCGTTCGGGGTCGGATGGACGAACCCGACTTTAGGTCGGTGGCAGCCTGCTAAGCACGTTATTGGTGGGACGCCTTCGGCTGCGCTGCGCGCGCTCACTATCTCAGGTCTGCTGCGCGGGCATGGAGTGCGTCGCTGCGCTCGCACGCGTTGTCGCTGGCGATCCCTCCGGCTTTTATTGCCCGCTTGCTTGCTCCCCTCTCCCGCGTGCGGGAGAGGGGCGGGGGTGAGGGCCAGCGCATCAACGAAGCCAGCCGCATCAATCATCCGCTCAAGGCTGCTTCCCCTCCCCCACCGGCCGTCCGTCCAGATACTGCAGTACCTTGAACCCCGCCTTCACCCGCTCCGCGACCGGGTAGTTCTTGTTTGCCAGCATCACGATGCCGATGCGCTGCGATGGCACGTAGGCGACATAGGCGCCGAAGCCATTGGTCGAGCCGGTCTTGTTGACCAGCATGGCGCTGCGCGCCGCCTGCGGCGGCTCCAGTCGCGCCACCGGGTTGGCCTCGAACACCACCTGCTGCGAGCTGCCGGCCAGCACGCTGTCGCGCTGCGCCGGCCATGCGTACATTTCCCACGCCAGTCCCTGCACCATGTCGCCGACCTTGAAGTAACCGGTGCGGGTGGTGGCCAGCGCGCGCTGCAGGGTCTGGTCCAGCCCGCTGCCGTCGATATTGGCCATGACGAAGCACATCATGTCGGCCGACGTGGTTTTCACGCCGTAGGCCTCGGCATCCAGCACGCCGGGCGTGACGCGGACCGCCTTGCCGTCCTTGGTGTAGCCATAGGCATAGTCCTTCATGCGCGCCTGCGGCACCGTGATGTAGGTGCTGCGCAGCCCCAGCGCGGGGAACAGCGTTTTCTCCATCAGCACCTCGAACGGCTGCCCCATGCTGCGCGCGGCCAGGTAGCCGAACAGGCCGATGCTGGGATTCGAGTATTGCCGGTGGGTGCCTGGGGCGTAGCGGGGACGCCAGTCGCGGAAATAATCGACCATCTTGCCGGTATCGGTGACGCCCTCCGGAAACTGCAGCGGCAGCCCGCCGGCCGCGTACGTGCCCAGGTCCAGCAGGCTGGTCGCGCCCACGCTGCTGCCCGCGAGTTGCGGCAGGTATTTCGCCGCATTGTCGGTCAGCGACAGGTCGCCGCGGGCCTGCGCATAGGCGGCCAGCGTCGCGGTGAAGGTTTTGCTGACCGAGCCGATCTCGAACAGCGTATCGGCGTCGACCTTGCGTCCTTCTCTCTTGGCGGCGACGCCGTAGTGGAAGTCGTACTGCTTGCCGCCGGCCGTGACGGTCACGGCCATGCCCGGCACATCGTGCGCCTGCATCACCGGCTGGATCGCCGCGTCGACGACGCGTTTGAGCGCGGCCGCATCGACACGCTCGGCAGCATGGGCACTGGCGCCGCCAAGCAGCGCCGCGGCGGCGGCAATGGCATGCATTGCCTTTTGAAGAGTTTGGTTCATAGCAGATCGTCTGGCCGTGGTGCGCCGGCAAGCAGCGCAGCCGGGCGCGGGAAATAAACGAGACTTTACCGGCTCCCCAGCCTTGCCCGCCCAAAACCGGTGGCCGAACGACCGTTCCGTATCGCTCCCCCAGTCATCGTTCTGTCATCCACCCCCGCCAGAATGCGCAGGTCATTCAAGTCAGGGGAGTCGACATGACGCACGCAATTGAAGTCCGCGGGCTGAGCAAATCGTTCCGTGCGGACCGCAAGGCGCTTGACGATGTCACGCTGCAGGTCGCACCGGGCGAAATGGTCGCGCTGCTGGGCGCGTCCGGATCCGGCAAGTCTACGCTGCTGCGCCACGTGGCCGGCTTTGTCACCGGCGACGCTGGCGCGGGCGAGATCCTGGTCAACGGCCGCCACGTGCAGCGCAACGGCCGCCTGGCCGGCAACGTACGCCAGGTACGGCGCGAGATCGGCTTCGTGTTCCAGCAGTTCAACCTGGTGGGACGCCTGCCGGTGATCACCAATGTGCTGGTCGGCATGCTGGCGCGCGTACCGAAGTGGCGCGGGCTGCTGCGCATGTTCAAGGCCGATGAAATCCGCAGCGGGCTCGATGCGCTTGCGCAAGTTGGTATAGACGACTATGCCTTTCAGCGCGCCTCGACGCTGTCGGGCGGTCAGCAGCAGCGCGCCGCGATTGCGCGCACGCTGGTGCAGAACGCCAGCGTGATCCTGGCCGACGAGCCGATCGCCTCGCTCGATCCGGAATCCTCGCGCCGCGTGATGTCGCTGCTCAGGCAGATCAACCGCACGCGCAAGGTGGCGGTGGTGGTGTCGCTGCACCAGGTGGACGTGGCCATGCGCTACTGCCCGCGCGTGGTCGCGCTGCGCCACGGCAAGGTGGTCTATGACGGCCCCTCGGCCGCGCTGACGCCGGCCATGCTGCGCGACCTCTACGGCACCGAGGCCGACGAACTGCTGCGCGATGCCGCGCCCGAAGACGACGACAACGCCGCGCCGATGCCGGCGCCGGCGCTGGTCACGATGAACCTGGCGGCCGCCTGAACGGCTGCCGCAGCCCCATTCCCCCAAACCGCTTTCCACCGGAGTTGCCCATGCTTCGCAGAACCTTTATCGCCGTCGCGGCCACGGCCACGGCCGCGGTTGCCCTGCCCGCCCTGCCCGCCTTTGCCCAGGAGGCCAAAAGCCTGAACATCGGCTTTATCTCGACCGAGTCGTCGTCGAACCTGAAAACCGCGTGGCAGCCGCTGATCGATGACCTGAGCAAGGCCCTGGGCGTGCCCGTCAAGCCGTTCTTCGCCTCCGACTATGCCGGCATCATCGAAGGCATGCGCTTCAACAAGGTGCAGATCGCGTGGTTTGGCAACAAGTCGGCGATGGAAGCGGTGGACCGCGCCAGCGGCGAGGTGTTTGCGTCGGTGATCGACAAGGACGGCAACCCGGGGTACTGGTCGGTGCTGGTGGTCAACAAGGACAGCGACCTGAAAAGCGTCGAGGACGTGATCAGGCGCGGCAAGGACCTGACCTACGGCGCCGGCGACCCGAACTCCACCTCGGGCACGGCGGTGCCGGGCTTCTACCTGTGGAACGCCAACAAGGTCGAGCCGAAGACGCTGTTCAAGGCCGTGCGCATCGGCAATCATGAAACCAACCTGCTGTCGGTGCTGAACAAGCAGGTCGACGTGGCCGTCAACAACACCGAGAACATGGAGCGCTACCGCATCAACACGGGCAAGAACGCCTATGACCAGGTGCGCGTGCTGTGGAAGTCGCCGCTGATCCCGGCCGACCCGATGGTCTACCGCAAGGACCTGGCGCCCGAACTGAAGAAGAAGATCCAGACCTTCTTCGTCAACTACGGCAAGGGCACCGACGCCGCGCGCGAAAAGCAGGTGCTGGCCGCGCTGACTTACCAGGGCTTCCGCGCGTCGAACGATGCGCAGCTGGTGCCGATCCGCCAGATCGAGCTGGCGCGCGAAAAGGCCAAGATCGAATCCGACACCACGCTGGCCGCCGCCGACAAGGAAAAGCGCCTGTCCGAAGTGACCCGCCGCCTGGCGGAGCTGGACAAGGCCGCCGGCAGCGCCGGCAGCACGCAGTAAGCCGTTCGCTGCCACCACACTGTTCGACCTGTCTCAGCGGGGCCGGCGGCGCAGCGCCGCCCGCCTCGCACCGCTTTCCAATCCCCGCTGTATCCGGACCGCTCCATGACCGTCTCCGCCACGCCAGGCCTGCCTCCCACGCCCCGAAGCCATGTGCGCCCGCCGCGCACGCCCCTTGCCGTGCCGCTGACCTGGGCGGTGCTGCTGGCCATGCTGGCCCTGTCGTGGCAAGGCGCCGACATGCGCCCGCTCGACCTGCTGCGCGATTCCGACAACATGGCCAGGTTCGCGGCCGATTTCTTCCCGCCCGATTTCCGCGACTGGCGCCACTACCTGGACGAGATGCTGGTCACGGTGCAGATCGCGCTGTGGGGCACGGCGCTGTCGGTCGTGATGGCGGTGCCGCTGGGGCTGCTGTGCTCGGCCAATATCGTGCCGGCCTGGGTCTACCAGCCCGCGCGCCGCATCATGGATGCGTGCCGCGCCATCAATGAGATGGTGTTCGCGATGCTGTTTATCGTCGCCGTCGGGCTGGGCCCGTTCGCCGGCGTGCTGGCGATCTGGATCCACACCACCGGCGTGCTGGCCAAGCTGTTTGCCGAAGCGGTCGAAGCCATCGACCCGCGCCCGGTCGAAGGCGTGCGCGCCACCGGCGCCGGCCCGGTCGAGGAAATCGTCTACGGCGTGATTCCGCAGGTGCTGCCGCTGTGGCTGTCGTTCGCGCTGTACCGCTTCGAGTCCAACGTGCGTTCGGCGTCGGTGGTGGGCATCGTCGGCGCCGGCGGCATCGGCACCGTGCTGTGGGAAATCATCCGCAGCTTCCAGTACGGGCAGACCTGCGCGGTGATGATCATCATCATCGTATTTGTCTCGGCCATCGACATCCTGTCGGCCCAGATCCGCAAGGTGCTGGTCTGAGATGCGGCCCGAACTGACACCAGCTTGAACACCGGGCCTGGACTCAGGCCTCCCGCCCCGCCGCAGGCGCGGCGCCCAGCAGGTCCGCCAGCGCCGCCACCGCGCACTCCAGCCCGCCGCTGTTGTCGATCTCGACCAGCCGGCACCCCGCCGGCACGGCGAACGCCTGCCGCGCGCGGGCCAGCCGTTTCGCAATCGCGTCTTCCGCTTCGCGTCCGCGCTGGCGCAGCCGCGCGGCCAGCACCTCCGGCCGCACCCGCACGTGTACCGCGCACAGCCTGGGGTAGCGTGCCACCGCCTGCGGCAGGTACTCGCGCGAGCCGTTGACGATCACCGTCAGCCCGCGCGCCAGCCACTGCTCGATCTCGATGCCGATGCCGTAGTGCAGGCCGTGGCTGTGCCAGTCCAGCGCCAGGCAGCCCAGCGCGCGGCGGCGGTGGAACTCCTCGGGCGTCAGCGCCACCGAGGCCTCGTTGGCGTCGGCGGCGCGGGTGATGTAGCGATGGGCGATGACAATGCGGTGGTCCGCGCCCAGGCGCTCGCGCAGCGCGCGCAGCAGCGAGTCCTTGCCGCTGCCGGACGGACCCATCAGGTAGAACAGGCCGTTTCCGTCGGCCACGATTGCCGCGCTCATGCGTCCAGGTACGCCGCGCCGGCGCCGTACGCGGTGCTGCCGTCGAAGCCGTAATGGCGGCCGACGACAAAGTCCTCGCCCGGGGCCGGCTGCACGAAGATGCTGATGCGGTCCACATGCAGCGGCGCCTGCAGCAGCTTGCCGCTGGCCGCTTCGAGCTGCGCGATCGCGGCGCGCTGGCTGGCGGCATCGAGCATGCCGGTCAGCGTGATATGGAACACGAAGGTGCCGAACACATACGGGTAGCCCCATGCGTCGAGCATGCGGCGCTCTTCATCGCTCAGCTGGTCCGGCGCGCGCCTGGCCAGCTCCTGCGCCGACGGCGGCGCGCGCAAGGGATCGAAGGCCAGCACGCAGGCATCGGCCAGCGCCTGCATCGGCGGCGAGGCCTCCGCAAGCGTCCATGCGACAAAGCCCCGCAGCGCGCGCAGCGCCAGCGGTGCGTCGAACGGCGCTTGCCGGCGCGCAAGATCCCGCGCGGCGGCATCGACCATCGCGCCGTTGGCGCCTTCGGCAAGCCGGAACGGCGGCTTCAGGGTGGCATGCAGGCCGTAGTGGGCCGGCGCCTTGATCCACTCGGGCGGCGCGGCCGGCAGGTCGGAGGGCGCGGGCAGCGTGGCCCCGGTGTCGGCGTCGCGCCCCAGCCAATGATTGCCGAAGATAGCCAGGGGGCCGGATGGCGACAGGTAGATGGCGTAACGGTACGCGGTTTGGGTCATTCGGCAAGGTTACCAGCGGCATCATGCACGCGCAGGCGCAGACTGCCCCGGTTTGGTGGGGTTGACCGCAGACAGTAGCGCAGGCAGATGACAGCCGGATGTCTAGACCAATGCGGCACGAGCGCCTCAGTCGCGGTCGGACACCGTCAGCTGCACCCAGTCGCCGGCGAAGCGCACCACGCTGTACTGCACCGGATTGCCGTCGATATCGACGTTCAGCGCCTCGACCTGCAGCACCGGGCGC from Cupriavidus nantongensis encodes the following:
- the phnN gene encoding phosphonate metabolism protein/1,5-bisphosphokinase (PRPP-forming) PhnN, coding for MSAAIVADGNGLFYLMGPSGSGKDSLLRALRERLGADHRIVIAHRYITRAADANEASVALTPEEFHRRRALGCLALDWHSHGLHYGIGIEIEQWLARGLTVIVNGSREYLPQAVARYPRLCAVHVRVRPEVLAARLRQRGREAEDAIAKRLARARQAFAVPAGCRLVEIDNSGGLECAVAALADLLGAAPAAGREA
- a CDS encoding DUF1045 domain-containing protein, giving the protein MTQTAYRYAIYLSPSGPLAIFGNHWLGRDADTGATLPAPSDLPAAPPEWIKAPAHYGLHATLKPPFRLAEGANGAMVDAAARDLARRQAPFDAPLALRALRGFVAWTLAEASPPMQALADACVLAFDPLRAPPSAQELARRAPDQLSDEERRMLDAWGYPYVFGTFVFHITLTGMLDAASQRAAIAQLEAASGKLLQAPLHVDRISIFVQPAPGEDFVVGRHYGFDGSTAYGAGAAYLDA